A genomic region of Populus nigra chromosome 11, ddPopNigr1.1, whole genome shotgun sequence contains the following coding sequences:
- the LOC133668800 gene encoding transcription factor bHLH162-like, which yields MPSKWICHLHTSVLRFPKGVMVANTGGTIMQSRSKRSNISSTKTERKVVERNRRNQMKSLYSSLNSLLPNQNFKEAQPLPDQIDRAINYIKSLEEKLEKAREKKESLARSRKRSYTCTFDPISSAASKSPQLKIHEIGSALEIVMTSGLDNQFLFYEIISILHEEGVEVVSANFQALGDSFFHIVHAQMKGSADGFGAARVTERLNRFISGSTSEIELDSELWDFAVHHPQTNWEF from the exons ATGCCAAGTAAATGGATCTGCCATCTTCACACGTCTGTTCTGAGGTTTCCGAAGGGAGTCATGGTTGCAAACACTGGAGGGACAATAATGCAGAGTAGGAGTAAGAGGTCTAATATTTCTTCTACAAAAACAGAGAGGAAAGTCGTTGAGAGAAATAGGAGAAATCAAATGAAAAGCCTTTACTCCAGTCTCAATTCTCTCCTCCCTAATCAAAACTTCAAG GAAGCACAACCTCTGCCTGATCAGATAGATCGAGCAATAAACTATATAAAGAGTCTGGAGGAAAAGTTGGAGAAAGccagggaaaagaaagaaagcttaGCAAGAAGCAGAAAAAGATCATATACATGCACTTTTGATCCGATATCAAGTGCTGCATCAAAATCACCTCAGCTAAAAATCCATGAAATTGGTTCAGCTCTAGAGATAGTTATGACAAGTGGGCTAGATAATCAGTTCttattttatgagattattagCATTCTTCATGAAGAAGGTGTAGAAGTTGTCAGTGCTAATTTTCAAGCTCTTGGAGATTCCTTTTTCCATATAGTCCATGCACAg ATGAAGGGATCTGCTGATGGTTTTGGAGCTGCAAGAGTAACTGAGAGACTGAACAGGTTTATTAGTGGATCCACAAGTGAAATAGAGTTGGATTCAGAGCTATGGGATTTTGCAGTTCATCATCCTCAGACTAATTGGGAATTCTAA
- the LOC133668194 gene encoding NAC domain-containing protein 41-like isoform X2, whose protein sequence is MTPSEYNVGDRFSPTKDELITHFLMQKLLGNDHLVSRIPPLDVYQRDPWDLPYSDDGEGYFFSPLHPKYPGTNNGRINRSTRTGSWLAKGKDYEITSQHNGEVIGIRRIFVHSCNKDGIKYVMHEFSIPNQNSLVLCKVMKKMPSKKSGGTCKKVKKRKEAAELPLPICNEDNSTLSSGLMKKKKMPDKKSAGPCKKVKSSEKKADHMPYNEENITPVPDEGFDFENWITSVMSDYNNIIDNKEQQTEKSTFDNGGTNCLKTSSASVYHVADSTTPEDHQGGPEILPHLQSFSGYDQQDLSLHDFTLDDLPLMLPEQVNTSNGPAGTSMSVPKDDLYIWLEPLWS, encoded by the exons ATGACACCTTCTGAATATAACGTTGGAGATAGATTTAGTCCGACTAAGGACGAACTAATAACTCATTTTCTAATGCAAAAATTACTTGGGAATGATCACCTAGTCAGCAGAATCCCCCCACTTGATGTCTACCAGCGTGATCCCTGGGATTTACCTT ATTCAGATGATGGAGAGGGATATTTCTTTTCTCCTCTCCATCCTAAGTACCCCGGCACAAATAACGGGAGAATCAATAGGTCAACAAGAACAGGTTCATGGCTAGCAAAAGGAAAGGATTATGAGATAACATCTCAACATAATGGAGAAGTAATTGGTATCAGAAGAATTTTTGTTCATTCTTGTAATAAAGATGGGATCAAGTATGTGATGCACGAGTTCAGTATACCCAACCAG AATTCTCTGGTTCTGTGTAAAGTAATGAAGAAGATGCCAAGTAAGAAGAGTGGAGGAACATGTAAGAAGgttaaaaagagaaaggagGCGGCTGAACTGCCACTGCCAATATGTAACGAGGATAATAGTACTCTATCATCTGGtctaatgaagaagaagaagatgccaGATAAGAAGAGTGCAGGACCATGTAAGAAGGTTAAAAGTTCAGAAAAGAAGGCTGATCATATGCCATATAACGAGGAAAATATTACTCCAGTACCAGATGAAGGTTTTGATTTCGAAAACTGGATTACCAGTGTTATGAgtgattataataatattatcgaTAATAAAG AACAGCAGACAGAAAAATCTACATTTGATAATGGCGGAACAAATTGCCTGAAGACTTCTTCTGCTTCTGTATACCATGTCGCAGATTCTACAACTCCAGAAGATCATCAG GGAGGCCCAGAAATACTACCACATCTGCAATCATTCTCTGGTTATGATCAGCAGGATCTTAGCCTTCATGACTTCACTCTAGATGATCTACCATTGATGCTTCCAGAGCAAGTCAACACTAGCAATGGCCCTGCAGGAACTTCCATGTCCGTACCGAAGGATGATCTTTACATCTGGCTTGAACCTCTGTGGTCTTGA
- the LOC133668194 gene encoding NAC domain-containing protein 96-like isoform X3 yields MTPSEYNVGDRFSPTKDELITHFLMQKLLGNDHLVSRIPPLDVYQRDPWDLPYFAGTDSDDGEGYFFSPLHPKYPGTNNGRINRSTRTGSWLAKGKDYEITSQHNGEVIGIRRIFVHSCNKDGIKYVMHEFSIPNQNSLVLCKVMKKMPSKKSGGTCKKVKKRKEAAELPLPICNEDNSTLSSGLMKKKKMPDKKSAGPCKKVKSSEKKADHMPYNEENITPVPDEGFDFENWITSVMSDYNNIIDNKEQQTEKSTFDNGGTNCLKTSSASVYHVADSTTPEDHQDLSLHDFTLDDLPLMLPEQVNTSNGPAGTSMSVPKDDLYIWLEPLWS; encoded by the exons ATGACACCTTCTGAATATAACGTTGGAGATAGATTTAGTCCGACTAAGGACGAACTAATAACTCATTTTCTAATGCAAAAATTACTTGGGAATGATCACCTAGTCAGCAGAATCCCCCCACTTGATGTCTACCAGCGTGATCCCTGGGATTTACCTT ATTTTGCTGGGACAGATTCAGATGATGGAGAGGGATATTTCTTTTCTCCTCTCCATCCTAAGTACCCCGGCACAAATAACGGGAGAATCAATAGGTCAACAAGAACAGGTTCATGGCTAGCAAAAGGAAAGGATTATGAGATAACATCTCAACATAATGGAGAAGTAATTGGTATCAGAAGAATTTTTGTTCATTCTTGTAATAAAGATGGGATCAAGTATGTGATGCACGAGTTCAGTATACCCAACCAG AATTCTCTGGTTCTGTGTAAAGTAATGAAGAAGATGCCAAGTAAGAAGAGTGGAGGAACATGTAAGAAGgttaaaaagagaaaggagGCGGCTGAACTGCCACTGCCAATATGTAACGAGGATAATAGTACTCTATCATCTGGtctaatgaagaagaagaagatgccaGATAAGAAGAGTGCAGGACCATGTAAGAAGGTTAAAAGTTCAGAAAAGAAGGCTGATCATATGCCATATAACGAGGAAAATATTACTCCAGTACCAGATGAAGGTTTTGATTTCGAAAACTGGATTACCAGTGTTATGAgtgattataataatattatcgaTAATAAAG AACAGCAGACAGAAAAATCTACATTTGATAATGGCGGAACAAATTGCCTGAAGACTTCTTCTGCTTCTGTATACCATGTCGCAGATTCTACAACTCCAGAAGATCATCAG GATCTTAGCCTTCATGACTTCACTCTAGATGATCTACCATTGATGCTTCCAGAGCAAGTCAACACTAGCAATGGCCCTGCAGGAACTTCCATGTCCGTACCGAAGGATGATCTTTACATCTGGCTTGAACCTCTGTGGTCTTGA
- the LOC133706169 gene encoding transcription factor bHLH162-like has product MVANTGGTIMQSRSRRSNISCTKTERKVVERNRRNQMKSLYSTLNSLLPNPNFKEAQPLPDQIDRAINYIKSLEEKLEKAREKKESLTRSRKGSYTCTFDPISSAASKSPQLKIHEIGSALEIVLTSGLDNQFLFYEIISILHEEGVEVVSANFQALGDSFFHIVHAQMKGSADGFGAARVTERLNRFISGSTSEIELDSELWDFAVHHPQTNWEF; this is encoded by the exons ATGGTTGCAAACACTGGAGGGACAATAATGCAGAGTAGGAGTAGGAGGTCTAATATTTCTTGTACAAAAACAGAGAGGAAAGTCGTTGAGAGAAATAGGAGAAATCAAATGAAAAGCCTTTACTCCACTCTCAATTCTCTCCTCCCTAATCCAAACTTCAAG GAAGCACAACCTCTGCCTGATCAGATAGATCGAGCAATAAACTATATAAAGAGTCTGGAGGAAAAGTTGGAGAAAGccagggaaaagaaagaaagcttaACAAGAAGCAGAAAAGGATCATATACATGCACTTTTGATCCTATATCAAGTGCTGCATCAAAATCACCTCAGCTAAAAATCCATGAAATTGGTTCAGCTCTAGAGATAGTTTTGACAAGTGGGCTAGATAATCAGTTCttattttatgagattattagCATTCTTCATGAAGAAGGTGTAGAAGTTGTCAGTGCTAATTTTCAAGCTCTTGGAGATTCCTTTTTCCATATAGTCCATGCACAg ATGAAGGGATCTGCTGATGGTTTTGGAGCTGCAAGAGTAACTGAGAGACTGAACAGGTTTATTAGTGGATCCACAAGTGAAATAGAGTTGGATTCAGAGCTATGGGATTTTGCAGTTCATCATCCTCAGACTAATTGGGAATTCTAA
- the LOC133668194 gene encoding NAC domain-containing protein 96-like isoform X1: protein MTPSEYNVGDRFSPTKDELITHFLMQKLLGNDHLVSRIPPLDVYQRDPWDLPYFAGTDSDDGEGYFFSPLHPKYPGTNNGRINRSTRTGSWLAKGKDYEITSQHNGEVIGIRRIFVHSCNKDGIKYVMHEFSIPNQNSLVLCKVMKKMPSKKSGGTCKKVKKRKEAAELPLPICNEDNSTLSSGLMKKKKMPDKKSAGPCKKVKSSEKKADHMPYNEENITPVPDEGFDFENWITSVMSDYNNIIDNKEQQTEKSTFDNGGTNCLKTSSASVYHVADSTTPEDHQGGPEILPHLQSFSGYDQQDLSLHDFTLDDLPLMLPEQVNTSNGPAGTSMSVPKDDLYIWLEPLWS, encoded by the exons ATGACACCTTCTGAATATAACGTTGGAGATAGATTTAGTCCGACTAAGGACGAACTAATAACTCATTTTCTAATGCAAAAATTACTTGGGAATGATCACCTAGTCAGCAGAATCCCCCCACTTGATGTCTACCAGCGTGATCCCTGGGATTTACCTT ATTTTGCTGGGACAGATTCAGATGATGGAGAGGGATATTTCTTTTCTCCTCTCCATCCTAAGTACCCCGGCACAAATAACGGGAGAATCAATAGGTCAACAAGAACAGGTTCATGGCTAGCAAAAGGAAAGGATTATGAGATAACATCTCAACATAATGGAGAAGTAATTGGTATCAGAAGAATTTTTGTTCATTCTTGTAATAAAGATGGGATCAAGTATGTGATGCACGAGTTCAGTATACCCAACCAG AATTCTCTGGTTCTGTGTAAAGTAATGAAGAAGATGCCAAGTAAGAAGAGTGGAGGAACATGTAAGAAGgttaaaaagagaaaggagGCGGCTGAACTGCCACTGCCAATATGTAACGAGGATAATAGTACTCTATCATCTGGtctaatgaagaagaagaagatgccaGATAAGAAGAGTGCAGGACCATGTAAGAAGGTTAAAAGTTCAGAAAAGAAGGCTGATCATATGCCATATAACGAGGAAAATATTACTCCAGTACCAGATGAAGGTTTTGATTTCGAAAACTGGATTACCAGTGTTATGAgtgattataataatattatcgaTAATAAAG AACAGCAGACAGAAAAATCTACATTTGATAATGGCGGAACAAATTGCCTGAAGACTTCTTCTGCTTCTGTATACCATGTCGCAGATTCTACAACTCCAGAAGATCATCAG GGAGGCCCAGAAATACTACCACATCTGCAATCATTCTCTGGTTATGATCAGCAGGATCTTAGCCTTCATGACTTCACTCTAGATGATCTACCATTGATGCTTCCAGAGCAAGTCAACACTAGCAATGGCCCTGCAGGAACTTCCATGTCCGTACCGAAGGATGATCTTTACATCTGGCTTGAACCTCTGTGGTCTTGA
- the LOC133668765 gene encoding uncharacterized protein LOC133668765 — translation MAQVIARIPLNYRGFEEDVGFSDDPAYFTDIVFGSWEEQEVSRESSCTSGDYNEGDDDDEISPCNVEENNKFWETQNQLLQGTLYRTSSLETKIRQATKEAMKEIDGVGMYCLCGKPMAGACRNCLQREISIRLQNQGYNCAICKSKWKRSEEIPSGEHTFLEVVDKLNSKKGEVRVVIELNFRAEFEMAKANQEYKQLINRLPEVYVGKTERLKALIKILCSAAKECMKEKKMHLGPWRKLKYMQSKWAGTCERTTPAPYFPGGFSDRPPKSRASMLTCDLSETLPVWHCTAVQVL, via the exons ATGGCTCAAGTCATAGCCAGAATACCTTTAAACTACCGGGGTTTTGAGGAGGATGTCGGATTTTCTGATGATCCGGCGTATTTTACTGACATTGTTTTCGGATCTTGGGAAGAACAGGAGGTGTCACGTGAGAGTTCATGTACCTCAGGTGATTATAATgagggtgatgatgatgatgagattaGTCCTTGTAATGTTGAAGAGAACAACAAATTTTGGGAAACACAAAACCAACTTCTTCAG GGAACATTGTATAGAACAAGTTCTCTTGAGACCAAAATTCGTCAAGCTACAAAAGAAGCTATGAAGGAAATTGATGGGGTTGGCATGTATTGTTTGTGTGGGAAACCGATGGCCGGAGCTTGCCGGAATTGCTTGCAAAGAGAAATTTCAATTCGGCTTCAAAATCAAGGCTATAATTGTGCCATTTGCAAGTCCAAGTGGAAGAGATCTGAAGAAATTCCTTCAG GGGAACACACTTTTTTGGAAGTGGTGGacaaattaaattcaaagaaaggAGAAGTGAGAGTGGTAATTGAGTTGAATTTTCGAGCCGAATTTGAGATGGCGAAAGCAAATCAAGAATACAAACAACTAATTAACCGGTTACCGGAGGTATATGTAGGCAAGACGGAAAGGCTAAAAGCCTTGATCAAGATATTATGTTCAGCAGCTAAAGAGTgcatgaaggagaagaagatgcaCTTGGGTCCATGGAGGAAGCTTAAGTATATGCAATCTAAGTGGGCAGGCACATGTGAGAGAACAACACCAGCACCATATTTTCCTGGTGGATTTTCGGACCGGCCGCCTAAGTCTAGGGCATCCATGTTAACTTGTGATCTATCGGAGACTTTGCCTGTCTGGCACTGTACAGCAGTTCAAGTTTTGTGA